In Dasypus novemcinctus isolate mDasNov1 chromosome 23, mDasNov1.1.hap2, whole genome shotgun sequence, the following proteins share a genomic window:
- the TBX6 gene encoding T-box transcription factor TBX6 has translation MYHPRELYPSLGTGYRLGHPQPGVDSSFPPALAEGYRYPDLDTPKLDCFLSGIEAAPRTLAAPPPLPPALSTEPAPPAPEVLHSLPGVSLSLENRELWKEFSSVGTEMIITKAGRRMFPACRVSVTGLDPEARYLFLLDVVPVDGARYRWQGRRWEPSGKAEPRLPGRVYIHPDSPATGAHWMRQPVSFHRVKLTNSTLDPHGHLILHSMHKYQPRVHLVRAAQLCSQHWGGVASFRFPETTFISVTAYQNPRITQLKIAANPFAKGFRENGRNCKRERDARVKRKLRGPEQGATKAYGNGDALGGPCDSTLGGDVRESHPEQAPAPREAAPAPVPPRGGPSAEAYLLHPAAFHGAPGHLATRTPSFPEAPDSGRPAPYSTAFLELQPGPGGSGYPAAPPSTPFAPHFLQGGPFPLPYPGPGGYLDVGSKPMY, from the exons ATGTACCATCCAAGAGAGTTGTACCCCTCCCTGGGGACCGGCTACCGCCTCGGGCACCCCCAGCCCGGGGTGGACTCCAGCTTCCCGCCTGCCCTGGCTGAGGGCTACCGCTACCCAG ATCTGGACACTCCCAAACTGGACTGTTTTCTCTCGGGGATTGAGGCTGCTCCCCGCACCCTGGCGGCACCCCCACCTCTGCCGCCGGCCCTGAGCACTGAGCCAGCCCCGCCAGCCCCAGAGGTCCTTCACTCACTCCCTGGGGTCAGCCTGAGCCTGGAGAACCGGGAGTTGTGGAAGGAGTTCAGCTCCGTGGGGACGGAGATGATCATCACCAAAGCTGGAAG GCGCATGTTCCCTGCCTGCCGAGTGTCTGTCACCGGCCTGGACCCTGAAGCCCGCTACCTGTTTCTTTTGGATGTGGTCCCTGTGGATGGGGCCCGCTACCGCTGGCAAGGCCGGCGCTGGGAGCCCAGCGGCAAGGCTGAGCCCCGCCTGCCCGGCCGCGTCTACATTCACCCTGATTCTCCCGCCACCGGTGCCCACTGGATGCGGCAACCTGTGTCTTTCCATCGTGTCAAGCTCACCAACAGCACACTGGACCCCCATGGCCAC CTGATCTTGCACTCCATGCACAAGTACCAGCCCCGTGTACACCTGGTGCGGGCCGCCCAGCTTTGCAGCCAACACTGGGGGGGCGTCGCCTCCTTCCGCTTCCCTGAAACCACGTTCATCTCTGTGACAGCCTACCAGAACCCACGG ATCACACAACTGAAGATTGCAGCCAACCCCTTTGCCAAGGGCTTCCGGGAGAACGGCAGAAACTGTAAGAG GGAGCGAGACGCCCGTGTGAAGAGGAAACTGCGGGGCCCAGAGCAGGGAGCCACAAAGGCCTATGGGAATGGAG ATGCCCTAGGTGGCCCCTGTGACTCCACACTTGGGGGGGACGTTCGTGAATCACACCCAGAGCAGGCCCCAGCACCCCGGGAAGCGGCCCCTGCCCCAGTTCCTCCACGTGGTGGCCCCAGTGCCGAGGCCTACCTTCTGCATCCTGCTGCTTTCCATGGTGCGCCCGGTCACCTTGCCACCAG GACCCCCAGCTTCCCTGAGGCTCCCGACTCTGGACGCCCAGCCCCCTACTCAACTgcgttcctggagctgcagcccGGGCCCGGGGGCTCAGGGTACCCAGCAGCCCCACCCTCCACACCCTTTGCCCCACACTTCCTCCAAGGgggccccttccccctgccttacCCTGGGCCAGGGGGTTACCTGGATGTGGGCTCCAAACCCATGTACTGA
- the YPEL3 gene encoding protein yippee-like 3, whose protein sequence is MVRISKPKTFQAYLDDCHRRYSCAHCRAHLANHDDLISKSFQGSQGRAYLFNSVVNVGCGPAEERVLLTGLHAVADIHCENCKTTLGWKYEQAFESSQKYKEGKYIIELNHMIKDNGWD, encoded by the exons aTGGTGCGGATTTCAAAGCCCAAGACATTTCAGGCCTACTTGGATGATTGTCACCGGAGGTATAGCTGTGCCCACTGCCGCGCTCACCTGGCCAACCACGACGACCTCATCTCCAAG TCCTTCCAGGGCAGTCAGGGGCGTGCCTACCTCTTCAACTCCGT GGTGAACGTGGGCTGCGGGCCAGCCGAGGAACGGGTGCTGCTGACAGGCCTCCATGCTGTCGCTGACATCCACTGCGAGAACTGCAAGACCACTTTGGGCTGGAAATAT GAGCAGGCCTTCGAGAGCAGCCAGAAGTACAAAGAGGGGAAGTACATCATTGAACTCAACCACATGATCAAAGACAATGGCTGGGACTGA